The following are from one region of the Stigmatella ashevillena genome:
- a CDS encoding siderophore-interacting protein, translating into MASVKALIGSALGRFVFHDASVVSIRDVAPRFRRVELAGPALQGIRWEAGDKVQVFLPETGDMRTYTPLSWDSQKGTTAFLIYLHGEAPGAAWGRTLREGTQFQFFGPRRSLSLGDSPAPLLFFGDETSFGVAHALKQAHPKRDLTCVFEVTRREDCAEALRELGFEGSDVERSAGDAHLAEVQERLKGVLHARPEARLVMTGKAQSIQALRARLKSGGLPAPAQVKAYWSVGKTGLD; encoded by the coding sequence TTTGTTTTCCATGACGCCTCCGTGGTGAGTATCCGCGATGTGGCGCCCCGGTTCCGCCGGGTCGAACTCGCGGGCCCGGCGCTCCAGGGCATTCGCTGGGAAGCTGGCGACAAGGTCCAGGTCTTCCTGCCCGAGACCGGCGACATGCGGACCTACACGCCGCTCTCCTGGGATTCGCAGAAGGGCACCACGGCGTTCCTCATCTACCTCCATGGAGAGGCGCCAGGAGCGGCGTGGGGACGGACGCTTCGGGAGGGCACGCAGTTCCAGTTCTTCGGGCCCCGGCGCTCCTTGTCCCTCGGGGACTCCCCCGCGCCCCTCCTCTTCTTCGGAGATGAAACTTCGTTCGGGGTGGCCCACGCGCTCAAGCAGGCCCATCCCAAGCGCGATCTGACGTGCGTCTTCGAAGTCACACGGCGCGAGGACTGCGCGGAGGCCCTGCGCGAACTCGGGTTCGAGGGCTCGGACGTCGAACGCTCGGCGGGCGATGCGCACCTGGCGGAAGTCCAGGAGCGACTCAAAGGCGTGCTCCATGCGCGTCCGGAAGCCCGCCTCGTGATGACGGGCAAGGCCCAATCCATCCAGGCCCTCCGGGCACGGCTCAAGTCCGGCGGACTCCCCGCTCCCGCTCAAGTCAAGGCGTACTGGTCTGTCGGGAAAACGGGTTTGGATTGA
- a CDS encoding GH92 family glycosyl hydrolase — translation MSQRNLRQAHPLFTCGLKAASLALLWPLWTQEALAATPPSDFVNALRGSNSGGAYSRGNTFPAAAVPFGFNFWTPMTDANSKSWIYDYTRGSIQAFTISHMPSPWMSDRQTFQVMPQSGAVTVDRAARGALFSHANETAKAHYYSVKFNSGLQTEIAPTDHGASWRFTFPGTASYLLFDTADGIGGSLSIDRTNGVVSGYTDHSTGWGPAPRMYVYAKFSKPIVDSLSVTGQRAVTSWIRFNTVAGEKVTMSIATSFISVAQAQSNLAQEIGTKGFDTVKQEAQSAWDSVLGKIEVEGATDDQKTILYSNLYRAFLYPNSAWENVGGTPSYASPYASGHPVKTGKVYVNNGFWDTYRTTWPLYALLIPNKTGEMLDGFVNGYKDGGWVTRWSAPGYANIMVGTNSDVIFADAYLKGVRNFDVPAAYDSMLRNAATYSSDPARGRKGMHRSVFLGYTPQDVVGESTSWSLEGYLNDFGIGQLAQALGKTEDAQYYLNRSLNYVTLFSPSVGFFRGKNANGTWRTSDADFKANRWGCEYTEGNAWHYSVLAPQDGQGLANLYSGKSGLANKIDALFSAPRDYDVGCYGGVIHEMKEGYDVNMGQYAHSNQPVHHTLYMYSYAGTPWRIQERVRDILNTQYQSGLTNGYGYLGDEDNGEMSAWYLFSAMGFYPVSMGRPEYAIGAPFFTKMTVHLENGADIVINAPNASDTNRYIQSVTLNGQPYARNYLPHTALSNGATLNFTMGASATNWGSASSDLPPSLTTGSAIAQPLADVAKGGTVSASADNAASGEGSAQGFDDNSLTKWLAFQSTPWIRYQLSGGAKTVKMYTLTSANDFPGRDPKSWTLQASNDGSSWVTLDTRTGQDFPWRYQTRAFALTNNTPYSQYRLQINETHGDSITQLAEIELLGK, via the coding sequence GTGAGTCAACGAAACCTGAGGCAAGCACATCCGCTGTTCACCTGCGGTTTGAAGGCAGCCAGCCTGGCCTTGCTCTGGCCACTCTGGACACAGGAGGCCCTGGCAGCCACGCCTCCCTCGGACTTCGTGAACGCGCTGCGCGGGAGTAACTCCGGCGGCGCCTACTCCCGGGGCAACACGTTCCCCGCGGCAGCGGTGCCCTTCGGCTTCAACTTCTGGACGCCGATGACCGACGCGAACTCGAAGAGCTGGATCTACGATTACACGCGGGGCTCGATCCAGGCCTTCACCATCAGCCACATGCCGAGCCCCTGGATGAGCGACCGCCAGACCTTCCAGGTCATGCCCCAATCGGGCGCGGTGACCGTGGATCGCGCGGCCCGGGGCGCGCTCTTCAGCCACGCGAACGAAACGGCCAAGGCCCACTATTACAGCGTGAAGTTCAACAGCGGCCTGCAGACCGAGATCGCGCCGACGGACCATGGAGCGTCGTGGCGGTTCACCTTTCCGGGCACGGCCTCCTACCTGCTGTTCGACACCGCGGACGGCATCGGGGGCTCGCTCTCCATCGACCGGACCAACGGCGTCGTCTCGGGCTACACGGACCACTCGACCGGCTGGGGGCCCGCGCCCCGCATGTATGTCTACGCGAAGTTCAGCAAGCCGATCGTGGACTCGCTGAGCGTCACGGGCCAGCGCGCCGTCACCTCGTGGATCCGCTTCAACACCGTCGCGGGCGAGAAGGTGACCATGTCGATCGCCACGTCCTTCATCAGCGTGGCCCAGGCACAGTCCAACCTCGCGCAGGAGATCGGCACGAAGGGCTTCGACACCGTCAAGCAGGAGGCCCAGAGCGCCTGGGACAGCGTGCTGGGCAAGATCGAAGTGGAAGGCGCCACGGACGATCAGAAGACCATCCTCTACTCCAACCTGTACCGGGCCTTCCTGTACCCGAACTCCGCCTGGGAGAACGTGGGCGGCACGCCCAGCTACGCGAGCCCTTACGCGAGCGGCCACCCAGTGAAGACTGGAAAGGTCTACGTCAACAACGGCTTCTGGGACACGTACCGGACCACCTGGCCGCTGTATGCGCTGCTGATCCCCAACAAGACCGGCGAGATGCTCGACGGGTTCGTCAACGGCTACAAGGACGGAGGGTGGGTCACCCGCTGGTCCGCTCCCGGATACGCCAACATCATGGTGGGGACCAACTCGGACGTCATCTTCGCCGATGCCTACCTGAAGGGCGTGCGCAACTTCGATGTCCCCGCCGCCTACGACTCGATGCTGCGCAACGCGGCCACCTACAGCAGCGATCCGGCCCGGGGCCGCAAGGGAATGCACCGGTCCGTCTTCCTGGGCTACACGCCGCAAGACGTCGTGGGAGAGTCGACGTCCTGGTCCCTGGAGGGATACCTCAATGACTTCGGCATCGGCCAGCTGGCCCAGGCCCTGGGCAAGACAGAAGACGCCCAGTACTACCTGAACCGCTCCCTGAACTACGTCACCCTCTTCTCGCCTTCCGTCGGGTTCTTCCGCGGAAAGAACGCGAACGGCACGTGGCGGACCTCTGACGCGGACTTCAAGGCGAACCGCTGGGGCTGCGAGTACACCGAGGGCAACGCCTGGCACTACAGCGTGCTCGCCCCCCAGGATGGGCAAGGGCTGGCCAACCTCTATTCGGGCAAGAGCGGCCTGGCCAACAAGATCGATGCCTTGTTCTCGGCCCCCCGCGACTACGACGTGGGCTGCTACGGCGGCGTCATCCACGAGATGAAGGAGGGGTACGACGTGAACATGGGGCAGTACGCTCACTCCAACCAGCCCGTGCACCACACGCTCTACATGTACAGCTACGCGGGCACCCCCTGGCGGATCCAGGAGCGCGTCCGGGACATCCTCAACACCCAGTACCAGTCAGGCCTCACCAACGGGTACGGCTACCTGGGCGACGAGGACAATGGCGAGATGTCGGCGTGGTACCTCTTCAGCGCGATGGGCTTCTACCCGGTCAGCATGGGCCGCCCGGAGTACGCGATCGGCGCGCCGTTCTTCACGAAGATGACCGTCCACCTGGAGAACGGAGCGGACATCGTCATCAACGCCCCGAACGCCAGCGACACGAACCGGTACATCCAGAGTGTGACGCTGAACGGGCAGCCGTATGCCCGGAACTACCTGCCCCACACCGCGCTCTCCAACGGCGCCACGCTCAACTTCACGATGGGCGCCTCGGCCACCAACTGGGGCTCGGCGAGCAGCGATCTGCCCCCCTCCCTCACCACGGGCTCCGCCATCGCCCAGCCGCTGGCCGACGTGGCCAAGGGCGGGACAGTCTCCGCCAGCGCCGACAACGCGGCGAGCGGAGAAGGCTCCGCGCAGGGCTTCGACGACAACTCGCTGACCAAGTGGCTCGCCTTCCAGTCCACGCCGTGGATCCGCTATCAGCTCTCGGGCGGGGCGAAGACGGTCAAGATGTACACCCTGACGTCCGCCAATGACTTCCCTGGCAGGGATCCGAAGAGCTGGACGCTCCAGGCCTCCAACGATGGCTCCTCCTGGGTCACCCTGGATACGCGGACAGGACAGGACTTCCCGTGGCGATACCAGACACGCGCATTCGCGCTGACCAACAACACGCCCTACAGTCAGTACCGGCTGCAGATCAACGAGACCCACGGCGACTCGATCACCCAGTTGGCGGAGATCGAGCTGCTCGGGAAGTAG
- a CDS encoding ABC transporter substrate-binding protein, translating into MLIRSTVFRMSSSALLAGLMLVGTGCKSDKKPEGSGDTAAKPAAPQELTIALLLPESKTMRYESFDRPYFEKKVRELCTECKIIYSNADQDASKQQNQAEAALTNGAKVLVLDPVDSLSVVSVVARARQAKIPVVSYDRLILNADVDYYISFDNEKIGQLQGQALVDKLKADGKDKGTIVVINGSPTDNNAKLYKNGAHSVIDGSGLVIGAEYDTPDWSPDKAQQQMEQAITKLGKDKIAGVYAANDGMAGGAIAAMKAAGFNPLPPVTGQDSELAAIQRVVAGEQYMTIYKAMKLEAEAAAEVAVALARGGQPAADKVNGKVNNGLKDVPSILLTAGTVTKDNVKSTVVADGFWKAEQICEGAYKEACATAQVQ; encoded by the coding sequence ATGTTGATTCGATCCACTGTCTTCCGGATGAGCTCCTCGGCCCTGCTGGCCGGCTTGATGCTCGTGGGCACCGGGTGCAAGAGCGACAAGAAGCCCGAGGGGAGCGGAGATACCGCCGCGAAACCGGCGGCCCCGCAGGAGCTGACCATCGCCCTGCTGCTGCCCGAGTCGAAGACGATGCGGTACGAGTCCTTCGACCGCCCGTACTTCGAGAAGAAGGTCCGGGAGCTGTGCACGGAATGTAAGATCATCTACAGCAACGCGGACCAAGACGCGTCCAAGCAGCAGAACCAGGCCGAGGCGGCGCTGACCAACGGCGCCAAGGTCCTGGTGCTCGATCCCGTGGACTCCTTGTCGGTGGTCTCGGTCGTGGCCCGCGCCCGTCAGGCCAAGATCCCGGTCGTCAGCTATGACCGGCTGATCCTCAACGCGGACGTCGACTACTACATCTCCTTCGACAACGAGAAGATCGGCCAGCTCCAGGGCCAGGCCCTGGTCGACAAGCTCAAGGCGGACGGCAAGGACAAGGGCACCATCGTGGTGATCAACGGTTCGCCCACGGACAACAACGCCAAGCTCTACAAGAATGGCGCGCACAGCGTCATCGACGGGAGCGGCCTGGTGATTGGGGCCGAGTACGACACGCCGGACTGGAGCCCCGACAAGGCCCAGCAGCAGATGGAGCAGGCCATCACCAAGCTGGGCAAGGACAAGATCGCGGGCGTGTATGCGGCCAACGACGGCATGGCGGGCGGCGCCATCGCCGCGATGAAGGCCGCGGGCTTCAACCCGCTGCCCCCCGTCACGGGCCAAGACTCGGAGCTGGCCGCGATCCAGCGGGTCGTCGCGGGCGAGCAGTACATGACCATCTACAAGGCCATGAAGCTGGAGGCAGAGGCGGCCGCCGAGGTGGCGGTGGCGCTCGCGCGGGGCGGCCAGCCTGCCGCGGACAAGGTCAACGGCAAGGTCAACAACGGCCTGAAGGACGTGCCCTCTATTCTTCTGACCGCGGGCACGGTCACGAAGGACAACGTGAAGAGCACGGTGGTGGCCGACGGCTTCTGGAAGGCCGAGCAGATCTGCGAGGGCGCCTACAAGGAAGCCTGCGCGACGGCCCAGGTCCAGTAG